A stretch of DNA from Streptomyces gobiensis:
CAGCGGGGCGAGCGTGGGAGCCGCGGTGCCCGCCGGGTCAATGATGTGGACGGTGACATCACCGACCGGGTAGACGGCCAGCAGCCGTCCCGCGATGGCGGTGGCCAGCTCACCGGAGAGCCTGCGCAGCTCCTCCGGCGCGACCAGGGAGGTGGCCTGGGAGCTGTGGCCCGCGTCGATCCACAGCCCGCGCTCCAGCGGTAGCCGCACCAGCAGCGGAATCCGCAGGTCGGTGCGCTCGGGCAGGCTGAGGTCGCCCATACGCAGCGCCATGGGGACCTCCATCGGCACCTGGTAGCCATGCCAGACCGGGTTGTCCCAGCGGGCGTAGGCGAGCGGCAGGGCGGGCTCGACCACCTCGGACTCCGCCGTCAGCTGGTCGAGGTCACGGTCGAGTGCGGCGCGGGCCCGGTCGATGAGCTCGGTGTGCTTGGCGCGGGCGGCGCCACGGGCGGCGTCGGCGGCCGGACCGGAGCGGGCGCTGGGGTCGGCGAGGACCTTGTCGAGCTCCTGCTCCATCCGGGAGTCGGCGAAGTCGACCGCGCTGCGGTAGGCGGCGGTCGTACGGGCAAGGTCCTCGAACATGCCCCAGATCTGGTTGTAGAGCCGCTCGTCCATGGACCAGCCGGTGGCGTCCCCGGCGACGGGCTGGGCGGGCTGCCCCGGCTCGGGCTCCGGGGCCGTGGGAGCCGGGGGCGGTGGTGCGCTGGTCTGCCGTCGCGGGTGCTGGTAGTTGATGGGGCCGCCGGTGCCGGCGGGCGGCGCGGTGGTGGGACCGGGCGACGGTGCCGGGGGGCCCTCCGGGCTGCCGCTGACAGCCGCCGTACGCCGGGGAGGGGGTGCGGCGACGGAGCGGGCCATGCCGCTGGCGACGGCCTCATTGATCGTCGTCGCCAGCTCTCGCGCCTGAGTCAGGCCTTGGTCAGCGAGCATCGCGGCGAGACCGCCCGCGTAGCCCTGTCCCACGGCACGCACCTTCCAGGCGCCCTGCCTGCGGTAGAGCTCCACGGCGACGACGGCCGACTCGGGGTCGAGGCCGATGATGGTGTAGCTGGCGACCTCGGTGCCGTCCAGCCCGGTCACGGCGACAAACGGGGAGGCGAGCGCGCCGAACGAGACCGGGCCGCCGACGCCGAGAGGCAGCGCCAGCAGCACATGGACCTTGTGCACCTCTTCGGGGAGCGCGTCGAGGTCCACGGCGAGCCGGTGGTCGGCGGCGGCCTGCCGGGAGACCTCCAGACCGGGGAGGTTCGGTGAGCCGGGGTGGGCGATCCATCCGTCGTCGCGCATCCGCCCCTGCTCATCGCCGAGCGTCGCCCCGGCTATGACCGGCTTCCCGGTCGATACCCGGATCTCCAAACGGGTCTCGGGCAGTGGGTGGTTCTGCCCGCGGACCAGCTCGGCCGTCATCGCTGTGCCCTCTCGATAGGTTGACTCGATTCTGAAACGGCTGGCCCGGGCGAACAGTCCCCGCGAACAGTCGCCGGGCCAACCGGTGGTGCGTCGAACCCCGCCGCGCGGCAGCCCGGCGGTCCGGAGGACCGCAGCCGCTCCCGGAAAGCCTCGTACGCTCATCGCATCCGAAGGCGACAGCCAAGCCATCGGACCGGCCGCCGGACAGGCGGTCGCAGGACGTGGAGCCTTAGCCGCTGGGCCCGGGCTGTGAAGCGTCGACCAGCCACCGGGCCGCACCGTGACCTGGGCGGGATTCCGCCCCATAAACGGGGCGGAGGATGTCAGAGATGGGGCAGGACCGCGGGCATCAGGTCCTGGAAGGTGCGGCCGTTGGCCGGGGCGCCGATGGCGGTCATCGACCAGCCATTGCCCTGCCGCTGCACCTTGGCCATGATCTGCGCGGTGTAGTCACCGCCTCCGGCCAGGGTGTAGCGCGCCAGCTCCTGGCCATTGGCCTCGTCGACCAGTCGGCAGAAGGCGTTCTCCACCTCGGCGAAGGTCTGTCCGGTGAAGGAGTTGACGGTAAAAATGATCTGGTCGATGTGCACCGGGACCCGCTGCAGATCCACCAGGATGGCCTCGTCGTCACCGCCCTGCCCGACGCCGCCGACCAGGTTGTCACCGGTGTGCGTCACCGAACCGTCGTCGCTGGTCAGATGACGGAAGAAGACCACATCCACCGGCTGTTTGTCGGCGAAGAGCACCGCCGAGGCGTCGAGATCGACTTCCCTTGTGCGCTTGCCGAACAGCCCGCGGCGGGGTGCCGCCTGCCAGCCGAGTCCCATGCGCACCGCGGTCAGGGTGCCTCCATCGGACTTCTGCAGGCTGATCGCCTGTCCCTTGGACAAGTTGACCGTCACGTGCGTTCCCCTCTCGACACATCCACACCGCCGTCCTCGTGACGGCTTTACGCACCCTACGCACTGCCCTTGACCGGCCGGACGGGCCACCCCTGCTTTGTGGCGTTCTTGCAACACACACCCGTCTTGACGGGCTGTTACCTGAGTCCCGCCTCGCGCATCTGGCGCAGCTCCTTCTTGAGCTCACGCACCTCATCGCGCAGCCGGGCGGCGACCTCGAACTGCAGCTCCGCCGCCGCGGCCCGCATACGCTCGGTCAGCTCCTCGATCACCCCGGCGAGTTCGGCGGCGGGCCGGTCGGTCAAGGTGGCGGCTTCCTCCTTGCCCGCCTTGCCCCCCGTGCCGGCCTTGCCCGCCACCGCCGCCTTGCCACGGAGAGCGGGCACGGGGGCCTTGCCCTTGCGCTCCTCGGCGGCTGGCTGACGGTACCCACTGCCGAGCAGCTGCTCGGTGTCGACCTCCTCGCGCGCGAGGGTGGCGACGATATCGCCGATCTTCTTGCGCAGCGGCTGTGGGTCGATCCCCCGCTCCTCGTTGTACGCGATCTGCTTGGCCCGGCGCCGGTTGGTCTCCTCGATGGCCTTCTCCATCGCCGGGGTGATCTTGTCGGCGTACATATGGACCTGTCCGGAGACATTGCGGGCCGCCCGGCCGATGGTCTGGATGAGTGAGGTGCCCGAGCGCAGGAAGCCCTCCTTGTCCGCGTCGAGGATGGCCACCAGCGACACCTCAGGCAGGTCCAGGCCCTCACGCAGCAGGTTGATGCCGACGAGCACATCGAACTCACCGGCACGCAGCTCCCGCAGCAGCTCGACCCGGCGCAGCGTGTCCACATCGCTGTGCAGATAGCGGACCTGGATGCCCAGCTCGAGGAAGTAGTCCGTCAGATCCTCGGCCATCTTCTTGGTCAGCGTGGTGACCAGGACCCGCTCGTTCTTGTCCGTGCGGGTGCGGATCTCATGGACCAGATCGTCGATCTGCCCATCGGTGGGCTTGACCACGACCTCCGGGTCGACAAGCCCGGTCGGCCGGATGATCTGCTCCACCTCACCGTTCTTCGAACGGGACAGCTCATACTTCCCCGGGGTCGCCGACAGATAGACCGTCTGCCCGATGCGCTCCAGAAACTCCTCCCACTTCAGCGGGCGGTTGTCCATCGCCGACGGCAGCCGGAAGCCATGCTCCACCAGGGTGCGCTTACGTGAGGCGTCGCCCTCGTACATGGCGCCGATCTGCGGGACGGTGACATGTGACTCGTCGATGACGAGCAGGAAGTCCTCCGGGAAGTAGTCCAGGAGGGTGTGCGGCGGGGAGCCTGGGTCACGGCCATCGATATGCAGCGAGTAGTTCTCAATGCCGGAGCAGGTGCCGATCTGCTGCATCATCTCCAGGTCATAGGTGGTCCGCATCCGCAGCCGCTGGGCCTCCAGATGCTTGCCCTGCTTCTCCATCGTCTCCAGA
This window harbors:
- a CDS encoding TerD family protein, translating into MTAELVRGQNHPLPETRLEIRVSTGKPVIAGATLGDEQGRMRDDGWIAHPGSPNLPGLEVSRQAAADHRLAVDLDALPEEVHKVHVLLALPLGVGGPVSFGALASPFVAVTGLDGTEVASYTIIGLDPESAVVAVELYRRQGAWKVRAVGQGYAGGLAAMLADQGLTQARELATTINEAVASGMARSVAAPPPRRTAAVSGSPEGPPAPSPGPTTAPPAGTGGPINYQHPRRQTSAPPPPAPTAPEPEPGQPAQPVAGDATGWSMDERLYNQIWGMFEDLARTTAAYRSAVDFADSRMEQELDKVLADPSARSGPAADAARGAARAKHTELIDRARAALDRDLDQLTAESEVVEPALPLAYARWDNPVWHGYQVPMEVPMALRMGDLSLPERTDLRIPLLVRLPLERGLWIDAGHSSQATSLVAPEELRRLSGELATAIAGRLLAVYPVGDVTVHIIDPAGTAAPTLAPLVRSGVLREPPAQGAGGVATVLAKLTRRVDLVQMAIRNRVADSLPPDIDTAEQLLIVHDFPHGFDDRAVTQLRYLADEGPSVGVHLLMVADREDASAYGPVLDPLWRSLLRITPVPDDHLADPWVGHAWTYEPPMVPPGSQVLPQVLRQVAEARQRYGR
- a CDS encoding TerD family protein, which encodes MTVNLSKGQAISLQKSDGGTLTAVRMGLGWQAAPRRGLFGKRTREVDLDASAVLFADKQPVDVVFFRHLTSDDGSVTHTGDNLVGGVGQGGDDEAILVDLQRVPVHIDQIIFTVNSFTGQTFAEVENAFCRLVDEANGQELARYTLAGGGDYTAQIMAKVQRQGNGWSMTAIGAPANGRTFQDLMPAVLPHL
- the uvrB gene encoding excinuclease ABC subunit UvrB, with amino-acid sequence MRPVSKIERKVAPFEVVSPYQPSGDQPTAIAELEKRVKAGEKDVVLLGATGTGKSATTAWMIEKLQRPTLVMAPNKTLAAQLANEFRELLPNNAVEYFVSYYDYYQPEAYVPQSDTYIEKDSSINEEVERLRHSATNSLLTRRDVVVVASVSCIYGLGTPQEYVDRMVPLKIGQEIDRDELLRRFVEIQYTRNDMSFTRGTFRVRGDTIELFPVYEELAVRIEMFGDEIEALSTLHPLTGEVISDDQELYVFPASHYVAGAERMHKAIAAIETELQETLETMEKQGKHLEAQRLRMRTTYDLEMMQQIGTCSGIENYSLHIDGRDPGSPPHTLLDYFPEDFLLVIDESHVTVPQIGAMYEGDASRKRTLVEHGFRLPSAMDNRPLKWEEFLERIGQTVYLSATPGKYELSRSKNGEVEQIIRPTGLVDPEVVVKPTDGQIDDLVHEIRTRTDKNERVLVTTLTKKMAEDLTDYFLELGIQVRYLHSDVDTLRRVELLRELRAGEFDVLVGINLLREGLDLPEVSLVAILDADKEGFLRSGTSLIQTIGRAARNVSGQVHMYADKITPAMEKAIEETNRRRAKQIAYNEERGIDPQPLRKKIGDIVATLAREEVDTEQLLGSGYRQPAAEERKGKAPVPALRGKAAVAGKAGTGGKAGKEEAATLTDRPAAELAGVIEELTERMRAAAAELQFEVAARLRDEVRELKKELRQMREAGLR